TAGCTGAGACATTGTCACAATATATCATCGGAGAGGAATGTAAAGGTATATGCATATCACAGAATAATTATCGAATCCAGGCAAGTTCTGCAGCTGTGATTGCCAAAGCTCGATACTCAGCTTCTGTGGATGATCGAGATACCGTGTGTTGCTTCTTTGATGCCCATGAGATGGGGTTGGAACCAAGAAATACAACAAAGCCTGAAGTGGATCTGCGATCATTTGGatcacctgcccaatctgcatcactatAAAATTGCAGATGCAATGGTTCGGGTTTAAAATGAATGCCATAAGTTGATGTCCCTTTGAGATAACGGAGGATTCGCTTAACTGCAATAACATGAGAAATCATAGGATTGTGCATAAACTGACAAGCTTGATTGACAGAAAATGCTATGTCAGGTATGGTGAAAGTAAGATACTGCAGAGCTCCAACAACACTTCTATATTGATCCGGACTGTGATATGGCTTCCCATCATCCTTGAGAAGTCTGTGATATGGGAGACATGGTGTAGCACACGGTTTAGAGTATTGGAGGTCAACTTTATCAACTAACTCATTAATATACTTTGCTTGAGACACAAACAATCCCTCTGAGGTGTAACTGATCTGCAAACCCAGGAAGTAGTGCAGAAGACCCAAGTCCTTCATTTCGAATTCTGCAATGAGAGCTGTGATCACTTGGTTGATCAATGGAGAGCTGCTACCTGTGAGAATgacatcatcaacatacaaaagCAATAACACCGTGCCCTTGGTAGACTGTTGTATAAACAGCGAGGGATCAGCCTGTGAGACTTGAAATCCCAAGCTTGGTAAGAAGCTAGTGAACCTGTCATTCCAGGCTCGATGAGCCTGTTTAAGACCATATAATGATTTGTGGAGTTTGCAAACATAGTGTGAAGGATGTGTGACACTCTCAAACCCCGGAGGCTGGGCCATATATACTTCCTCTTGAAGAATACCATGTAAGAAGGCATTTTTTACATCTAGCTGCCTAAGAGACCACTTGAATTGAGCAGCTAAGGCAAAAATCAACCTTATAGTTGTAGGTTTTACCACAGGGCAGAAAGTCTCCAAATAATCGACACCCTCTTCTTGACTAAACCCTTGTGCTACAAGTCGGGCTTTGTACC
This Pyrus communis chromosome 6, drPyrComm1.1, whole genome shotgun sequence DNA region includes the following protein-coding sequences:
- the LOC137736395 gene encoding uncharacterized mitochondrial protein AtMg00810-like, producing the protein MAQPPGFESVTHPSHYVCKLHKSLYGLKQAHRAWNDRFTSFLPSLGFQVSQADPSLFIQQSTKGTVLLLLYVDDVILTGSSSPLINQVITALIAEFEMKDLGLLHYFLGLQISYTSEGLFVSQAKYINELVDKVDLQYSKPCATPCLPYHRLLKDDGKPYHSPDQYRSVVGALQYLTFTIPDIAFSVNQACQFMHNPMISHVIAVKRILRYLKGTSTYGIHFKPEPLHLQFYSDADWAGDPNDRRSTSGFVVFLGSNPISWASKKQHTVSRSSTEAEYRALAITAAELAWIR